From one Rhodopirellula islandica genomic stretch:
- a CDS encoding NHL repeat-containing protein: MNVPQSIYAGILVASLFNGLSVNAQTVAVNKIAIEKYAPQSGSFPACTHIDHSGKIEIVTSGDRLFYRTDSTSPFRQSPISVLVDAHSVAFNAVEKRYYATDTGNHRLITFADPASDQWASFATSLAEIKLQRPHDILFDAATGWMYTLNPDSSQVFRFQGADGKVEVLDLSKQLGYSRALTISDGTLYVVGSSHGVVVEVTDFENQEFKIHRSFGKKRNAPAGSWQGTGLVLNDVDFHDGHWYATSYFCPSYAGEHNCDEHKFIRFQTWQDFEKGTWEDLSHLLPSKVVPYFLTPHEKGLDIGVFNHETRGDSACVYRLTTGPVSQ, from the coding sequence ATGAACGTGCCCCAATCAATCTACGCTGGGATTCTTGTTGCCAGCCTGTTCAATGGTTTGTCGGTGAACGCGCAGACCGTGGCAGTGAACAAGATTGCGATCGAGAAATACGCGCCGCAAAGCGGTTCTTTTCCGGCGTGCACGCACATCGACCACAGCGGAAAGATCGAGATCGTGACCAGTGGCGACCGACTGTTCTATCGAACGGATTCGACGTCACCGTTTCGCCAGTCGCCGATCAGCGTCTTGGTCGACGCCCACTCCGTCGCATTCAACGCTGTTGAGAAACGCTACTACGCAACCGACACCGGGAACCACCGGTTGATCACCTTTGCAGATCCGGCGAGCGATCAATGGGCGAGCTTTGCGACATCACTGGCAGAGATCAAGCTGCAGCGTCCACACGACATCTTGTTTGATGCGGCAACGGGATGGATGTACACGCTGAATCCCGACAGCAGCCAGGTGTTTCGGTTCCAAGGAGCCGACGGCAAGGTGGAGGTGTTGGATCTTTCCAAGCAGTTGGGGTATTCACGTGCACTCACGATTTCCGATGGGACGCTGTACGTGGTCGGTTCCAGTCATGGCGTGGTGGTCGAAGTCACGGATTTCGAAAACCAAGAGTTCAAGATCCACCGTAGCTTCGGAAAGAAGAGGAACGCCCCCGCAGGCAGCTGGCAGGGCACTGGCTTGGTCCTCAACGACGTCGATTTCCACGACGGTCACTGGTACGCGACCAGCTATTTTTGCCCATCGTATGCAGGCGAACACAACTGCGATGAACACAAATTCATCCGCTTCCAGACCTGGCAAGATTTTGAAAAGGGGACTTGGGAAGACCTCAGTCACCTGCTGCCCAGCAAAGTGGTCCCGTACTTTCTCACGCCACACGAAAAGGGCCTGGACATCGGGGTCTTCAATCACGAAACACGTGGCGATTCAGCGTGCGTCTATCGCCTGACCACTGGCCCTGTCTCGCAGTAG
- a CDS encoding serine/threonine protein kinase, whose translation MMLSLSSTDIQLPSPRPHGLAKYSDLTEMARGGNGVLYSAFDQIVGRTVVLKMLLPEHRLDRGFRRRLLREARVTAQLEHPGTVPVHEIGEDDEFGIYYAMKRISGENFFSVLRQLAKGEESVAAAFPLHRRIEIVRDTCQTLVFAHAAGVIHRDVKPENIWVGNFGEVTLLDWGAAKVWGEPTLDDGRYPTSPVRHSHAPHSESDKSSMHVKHEEKTYELPTLTPANQLIGTPTYMSPEQISNREVDERSDVFSAGVCLYEAMAIAEPFRGKNRDETFDNICMRQPTPPSERSPKQHIPEEADRIVFKAIAKQTTSRYQSMREMIADLDELLLIVRQDESD comes from the coding sequence ATGATGCTTTCACTCTCCAGCACTGATATCCAGCTTCCTTCTCCCCGTCCGCACGGTCTTGCCAAGTACAGCGATCTGACCGAAATGGCTCGTGGCGGCAATGGGGTGTTGTACTCGGCTTTCGATCAAATCGTCGGTCGAACCGTGGTGCTCAAGATGCTGTTGCCAGAGCATCGGCTGGACCGCGGGTTCCGACGTCGCCTGCTCCGTGAAGCACGAGTGACCGCCCAACTGGAGCACCCTGGAACCGTCCCCGTGCATGAGATCGGTGAGGATGACGAATTCGGGATCTACTACGCGATGAAACGCATCTCGGGGGAGAATTTCTTCTCCGTGCTTCGTCAGCTCGCAAAGGGCGAAGAGAGCGTGGCCGCAGCATTCCCGCTGCACCGACGGATCGAGATCGTTCGAGACACGTGCCAAACCCTGGTCTTTGCACACGCGGCGGGGGTGATTCACCGTGACGTCAAACCTGAGAACATTTGGGTGGGGAACTTCGGTGAAGTCACGCTGCTGGATTGGGGCGCGGCCAAGGTTTGGGGCGAGCCGACGCTGGACGATGGTCGCTACCCCACCTCCCCCGTCCGCCATAGCCACGCCCCACACAGCGAGTCGGACAAGTCATCGATGCACGTCAAGCACGAAGAGAAGACCTACGAGCTACCGACGTTGACGCCTGCCAATCAACTGATTGGCACACCGACTTACATGTCGCCAGAACAGATCTCCAATCGCGAAGTGGATGAACGCAGCGACGTGTTCTCAGCCGGTGTCTGTTTATACGAGGCCATGGCGATCGCCGAGCCGTTTCGAGGAAAGAACCGTGATGAAACGTTCGACAACATTTGCATGCGTCAGCCAACGCCACCAAGCGAACGCTCCCCGAAGCAGCACATCCCCGAGGAAGCCGATCGCATCGTTTTCAAAGCAATCGCCAAACAAACCACGAGTCGATATCAATCGATGCGTGAAATGATTGCCGACCTCGACGAACTGTTGCTGATCGTCCGCCAAGACGAATCGGACTGA
- a CDS encoding linear amide C-N hydrolase, whose product MSYHFVCRRALGFRNEPHALHSSCQISIRYEDFFMLRSFRLCQTIALTGLLTLWGTSASACTGITIRPADGSVVFARTMEFGIDLRSNVIIVPRGHSFEGTAPGGKPGMQWTSKFGIVGTNAFDEPLIADGLNEKGLHVGLFYFPGFAKYQEVKSTDAERTLAPWELCSYLLGMCGSVDEAVEAANHVLVGEVVMEKMGFVPPLHLVATDSSGESMVFEYVDGKLNVHANPLGVVTNSPPFDWHMTNLRNYINLTPQNSGGLDLAGNKIEALGQGSGMLGLPGDFTPPSRFVRAVAYTQSALPVETAEQGVLQAFHLLNQFDIPKGAATSTENGKEVADYTLWTNVVDLKNLRHYFRTYENSQIRMVDLQQLDFDAKTISTVSMRGDEVIEDLSKTAK is encoded by the coding sequence GTGTCCTATCATTTCGTTTGTAGACGGGCGTTGGGTTTTCGAAACGAGCCCCATGCATTGCATTCTTCCTGTCAAATCTCCATCCGTTACGAAGATTTTTTCATGCTCCGAAGTTTTCGTCTTTGCCAGACAATCGCGTTGACCGGTCTTTTGACTCTCTGGGGCACCTCTGCCTCGGCATGCACAGGGATCACGATCCGGCCCGCTGACGGTTCCGTTGTTTTCGCGAGGACCATGGAGTTTGGGATCGATCTGCGATCGAACGTGATCATCGTTCCTCGAGGTCATTCATTCGAAGGCACTGCCCCCGGTGGAAAACCAGGCATGCAGTGGACATCAAAGTTTGGCATCGTTGGCACCAACGCATTTGATGAGCCGCTCATCGCAGACGGCCTGAATGAAAAAGGGCTTCATGTCGGCCTGTTTTACTTCCCCGGCTTTGCGAAGTATCAAGAGGTGAAGTCCACGGACGCTGAGCGAACGCTCGCCCCGTGGGAACTTTGCTCCTATTTGCTCGGCATGTGTGGCAGCGTGGACGAGGCGGTGGAAGCCGCCAACCATGTTCTCGTCGGCGAAGTGGTGATGGAGAAGATGGGATTTGTGCCACCGCTTCACTTGGTCGCAACCGACTCCAGCGGTGAGTCCATGGTGTTTGAATACGTCGACGGCAAACTGAACGTCCATGCGAACCCGCTCGGCGTGGTGACCAATTCGCCTCCGTTCGACTGGCACATGACCAACCTTCGAAACTACATCAACCTCACGCCTCAAAATTCCGGCGGATTGGATTTGGCCGGAAACAAGATCGAGGCACTCGGGCAAGGGAGCGGAATGCTCGGGCTGCCGGGGGATTTCACTCCGCCGTCACGGTTCGTGCGGGCGGTCGCCTACACTCAATCGGCTTTGCCGGTCGAAACCGCTGAACAAGGAGTCTTGCAGGCCTTCCATCTTTTGAACCAGTTTGACATCCCCAAAGGGGCAGCGACGAGCACCGAAAATGGCAAGGAAGTGGCGGACTACACCTTGTGGACGAATGTCGTCGATTTGAAAAACCTGCGTCACTATTTCCGCACCTATGAAAACAGCCAGATCCGGATGGTGGACCTTCAGCAACTTGACTTCGATGCCAAAACCATCAGCACGGTTTCGATGCGAGGCGATGAAGTCATCGAAGATCTTTCCAAAACCGCAAAGTGA
- a CDS encoding SDR family NAD(P)-dependent oxidoreductase: protein MGVTPPTKTPSAIVTGASAGLGLHVCRQLLREGYRVTMLGRNPERLQHAAELLSKEHSVDSIAVFAGDACDTESMQTLVDQHVAQFGSLDALVNVVGRSDRGLLINSDPAELESLFRDNVVSAWTCCRAAYEELKKSRGTIVNLGSLASRVAPRYLGGYVIAKHALVGFSRQLRMELEADGIHVGVVCPGPIRRDDDQPIDRYQTDKKAGVPATAAQPGGGAKLKGLPPEKVAAAVLRCIQDRKIEIVMPPKVRALMAINAVSPRLADWLLSKSTA, encoded by the coding sequence ATGGGTGTGACCCCGCCAACGAAGACTCCCTCCGCGATCGTCACGGGAGCATCCGCGGGTTTGGGCCTGCACGTCTGCCGGCAATTGCTCCGCGAGGGCTACCGGGTCACGATGCTGGGGCGAAATCCAGAACGACTCCAACACGCTGCGGAATTGCTCTCGAAGGAACACTCCGTTGACTCCATCGCTGTGTTCGCAGGAGACGCCTGCGACACCGAATCGATGCAAACCCTGGTCGATCAACACGTCGCCCAGTTCGGGTCGCTCGATGCCTTGGTCAATGTGGTCGGACGCAGTGATCGTGGACTGCTGATCAACAGCGACCCAGCCGAACTGGAATCGTTGTTTCGCGACAACGTGGTCTCCGCTTGGACGTGCTGCCGCGCCGCATACGAGGAACTGAAGAAGTCCCGCGGCACGATCGTCAACCTCGGTTCTCTGGCCTCCCGAGTCGCGCCGCGTTACCTCGGCGGCTACGTCATCGCGAAACATGCCTTGGTCGGTTTTTCGCGTCAACTTCGAATGGAACTGGAAGCGGACGGAATCCACGTCGGCGTCGTTTGCCCGGGCCCGATCCGTCGCGACGATGACCAACCGATCGACCGCTACCAAACCGACAAAAAGGCCGGCGTGCCCGCCACCGCAGCGCAACCCGGCGGTGGCGCCAAATTGAAGGGCTTGCCACCCGAAAAAGTCGCAGCCGCCGTGCTTCGATGCATCCAAGATCGCAAGATCGAAATCGTGATGCCGCCCAAGGTCCGTGCCCTGATGGCGATCAACGCGGTCTCGCCAAGACTCGCCGATTGGCTGCTCAGCAAAAGCACCGCCTGA
- a CDS encoding glutathione peroxidase, which translates to MSRFLLLSLALGCLMNTSQPVSAADSTADHECVLAHEAQTIEGKEVDLHDFEGKVVLIVNVASKCGYTKQYAGLQSLYEAHKEDGLVILGFPCNQFGSQEPGTNADILEFCSARYNVTFPMMGKVDVNGDEASPLYKQLTSVEAKPAGKGPISWNFEKFLIGRDGQVIGRYKSKVAPSDDELVSAIKAALKG; encoded by the coding sequence ATGTCACGTTTTTTGCTTCTCTCGCTCGCCCTGGGTTGTTTGATGAACACTTCTCAACCTGTTTCCGCCGCGGATTCGACGGCCGACCACGAATGCGTCTTGGCTCACGAAGCCCAAACGATTGAGGGCAAGGAAGTCGATCTGCACGATTTCGAAGGCAAAGTTGTCCTGATCGTGAATGTTGCCAGCAAATGTGGCTACACCAAGCAGTACGCCGGCCTGCAATCCTTGTACGAAGCCCACAAGGAAGACGGTTTGGTCATCCTCGGGTTCCCCTGCAACCAATTCGGATCGCAGGAACCAGGGACAAACGCAGACATTTTGGAGTTCTGCAGCGCTCGGTACAACGTCACCTTCCCCATGATGGGCAAGGTCGACGTCAACGGTGACGAAGCGTCTCCTCTGTACAAGCAGTTGACCAGCGTCGAGGCCAAACCAGCTGGGAAGGGCCCGATCAGTTGGAACTTTGAAAAGTTCTTGATCGGTCGCGATGGTCAAGTCATCGGTCGTTACAAATCGAAGGTCGCACCTTCCGACGATGAATTGGTTTCGGCGATCAAAGCCGCGCTGAAGGGTTAG
- a CDS encoding polysaccharide lyase, translating to MQPSTLSRVFFFFAVLVSTGTLSAMAEQSDWAEGTAEHNDGANREHYNLAASLRWKHFLGDWCDAEGTEQGEVAYAVAEVVDDDIRKPVRWDVTNLVKQWGDATHPDQGVFLRVIDGSGRIAFGSRESSDATLHPKLELTGEGGAVRLDAVADTFLPKSTYRCQGQADELRVSSESENLLIRFNMNQAADIGTITNAKLVLQSTQQFGSASVGVFRCNQGERFLPSSPVFGIAAKYENDRRIEDDPDVIFATGFEQPNWENEWTQAGPDSKVDTVDADTRSEGFLPLQGMALRSRIAQGEFTALNTLYKFEERIGSEPEEVYFRYYLRLADDWNQTIQGGKLPGISGTYGRAGWGGRKSNGKDGWSARGLFRQTIPEGNPLAGRTPIGFYCYHADMEGTYGANWVWSQGYRGYLTTNRWYAIEQQCRLNTPGDKDGILRAWVDGQLAFEKTDVRFRLTDELRIEQIWLNLYHGGKTASPHDQHIFLDNVVIAKKYIGPMAKQP from the coding sequence ATGCAGCCTTCCACACTCAGCCGGGTTTTCTTTTTCTTCGCGGTCTTGGTTTCGACAGGAACCCTCTCAGCCATGGCGGAGCAGTCCGATTGGGCGGAAGGCACCGCCGAGCACAACGATGGAGCCAATCGCGAACATTACAACCTGGCCGCATCCTTGCGTTGGAAACACTTCTTGGGCGATTGGTGTGACGCCGAGGGGACCGAACAAGGTGAGGTAGCCTATGCGGTCGCCGAAGTGGTGGACGACGACATTCGCAAACCCGTTCGTTGGGATGTGACCAATCTGGTGAAGCAGTGGGGCGATGCAACACACCCGGATCAAGGCGTGTTCCTACGTGTCATCGATGGGAGTGGCCGGATTGCATTTGGCAGCCGTGAGAGTTCAGACGCGACTCTGCATCCCAAGCTTGAATTGACCGGCGAAGGGGGGGCAGTCCGTTTGGACGCAGTCGCTGACACGTTCCTGCCCAAGTCGACTTATCGTTGCCAGGGCCAAGCCGACGAACTGCGAGTTTCTTCCGAGTCGGAGAATCTCTTGATCCGATTCAACATGAACCAAGCGGCCGATATCGGGACAATCACCAACGCCAAGCTGGTGTTGCAGTCGACTCAGCAATTTGGTTCCGCCAGTGTGGGTGTCTTTCGCTGCAATCAGGGCGAACGCTTTTTGCCTTCTTCGCCTGTTTTCGGCATCGCGGCGAAGTACGAAAATGATCGCCGGATCGAGGACGATCCAGACGTGATCTTCGCCACGGGTTTCGAACAACCGAACTGGGAGAATGAATGGACTCAGGCCGGACCCGACAGCAAAGTGGACACGGTGGATGCCGACACTCGGTCAGAAGGTTTTCTTCCTCTGCAAGGGATGGCATTGCGTTCTCGAATCGCCCAAGGAGAGTTCACCGCCCTGAACACGCTGTACAAGTTTGAGGAGCGGATCGGCAGTGAGCCCGAAGAGGTCTATTTTCGGTACTACCTGCGGTTGGCAGATGATTGGAATCAAACCATCCAAGGCGGGAAGCTACCGGGGATCAGTGGGACCTACGGTCGAGCTGGCTGGGGGGGACGAAAGAGCAATGGCAAGGACGGCTGGTCGGCTCGTGGATTGTTCCGCCAGACAATTCCAGAGGGCAATCCTTTGGCAGGACGAACCCCGATTGGGTTCTATTGCTATCACGCTGACATGGAAGGCACCTATGGAGCGAATTGGGTTTGGAGCCAAGGGTACCGCGGGTACCTGACAACCAATCGCTGGTACGCCATTGAGCAACAGTGCCGACTCAACACTCCCGGTGACAAGGATGGGATTTTGCGAGCCTGGGTCGATGGGCAGTTGGCGTTTGAGAAAACAGATGTGCGGTTTCGATTGACGGACGAACTTCGAATCGAGCAAATCTGGCTGAACCTCTACCATGGCGGAAAAACCGCATCGCCTCATGACCAGCACATCTTTCTGGACAACGTGGTGATCGCCAAGAAGTACATCGGGCCGATGGCCAAGCAGCCATGA
- a CDS encoding transglutaminase family protein: MIFQVSHRIHFRYDQPVVIQPLTIRLRPRSDGAQRVLYWNCQLSPEPSSSNSILDVFGNVAQQVSFEGSHRELTLDVNFEVEASRTNPFDYLSLDSRVTNLPAYYDLRIAQALSPNLHRQMMDRTIGHWAGEISASVDWQTQPFLSKLCEIIHREYTAETRYEGAAFSPSQTFAEKRGACRDLAALFMDACRTQGLAARFVSGYVYEPNRTHGSELHAWAEVYLPGGGWRGYDPTLGIAVADAHIPVAAGPEPEWAAPTEGCYIGEGRSEIVYEVQVTRR, from the coding sequence GTGATCTTTCAGGTATCTCATCGGATTCATTTTCGATACGACCAACCGGTCGTCATCCAACCGCTCACGATCCGACTGCGGCCCCGCAGCGACGGAGCGCAACGTGTGCTGTATTGGAATTGTCAGCTCAGTCCCGAGCCATCATCGTCCAACTCAATTTTGGATGTGTTCGGCAATGTGGCCCAGCAGGTTTCATTTGAGGGCAGTCATCGCGAACTCACCCTGGATGTGAATTTCGAAGTCGAAGCGTCGCGGACCAATCCGTTCGACTACCTGTCCCTCGACTCGCGAGTCACCAATTTGCCCGCTTACTATGACTTGCGGATTGCCCAAGCACTGTCTCCGAACCTGCATCGACAGATGATGGACCGCACCATCGGTCATTGGGCAGGCGAGATATCTGCGAGCGTTGATTGGCAAACACAACCCTTTTTGTCGAAGCTGTGTGAGATCATCCACCGCGAATACACTGCGGAAACCCGGTACGAGGGCGCTGCTTTCTCGCCCAGCCAAACGTTCGCGGAAAAACGGGGTGCCTGCCGAGACTTGGCCGCACTGTTCATGGACGCGTGTCGCACGCAAGGCTTGGCAGCCCGGTTTGTCAGCGGCTATGTCTATGAGCCCAACCGAACTCACGGATCCGAGCTCCATGCCTGGGCGGAGGTCTACCTGCCCGGTGGTGGATGGCGTGGTTACGATCCAACGTTAGGGATCGCCGTCGCGGACGCTCATATCCCGGTGGCTGCCGGCCCTGAACCGGAATGGGCTGCCCCGACGGAAGGCTGCTACATCGGCGAAGGCCGTTCCGAAATCGTCTACGAAGTCCAAGTCACACGTCGCTAG
- a CDS encoding alpha/beta hydrolase family protein, whose protein sequence is MTSSRSFSVLLLAICWLTPCVQAEEGASLSTPGIWPIDRLKSEVPAYRIEDPDAKIQTLIYEGEMVDGQATEVFSFYASPKTLGIGREGEQYPGIVLIHGGGGTAFADWVWMWANRGYAAIAMDLGGRRAPDPEFDSSGKLKPYAGHKRDTRVRLAQGGPLDGHPEKFDSIGGRIDDDWPYHAAANVMRAHTLIRSFPEVDADRTAVTGISWGGYTTCLAASLDDRFKASVPVYGCGFLHEGESVQKPSIDGLGDRRDAWVAAYDPGSHLPKCTVPTLWVNGTHDIHYVLDSYAKSYAKVQGPRTMRIEPRMPHGHQAGWNPPEIQIFVDSILRDTTPLASVGTLQVSDNGTVTVPFQSDTKIVQSALHFTTETGLRSKRKWQTVDCVIADGKVEAEGLPPEANTWLVTLTDERGALVSTEVGFR, encoded by the coding sequence ATGACTTCCTCTCGTTCATTCAGTGTCTTGCTGCTTGCGATCTGTTGGTTGACTCCTTGCGTCCAAGCTGAGGAAGGGGCGAGCCTCTCAACACCAGGAATCTGGCCGATTGACCGCCTGAAGTCGGAGGTGCCGGCCTACCGAATCGAAGATCCCGACGCAAAGATCCAGACGCTGATTTACGAAGGCGAGATGGTTGATGGCCAAGCGACGGAAGTCTTCTCATTTTACGCCTCGCCCAAAACGCTAGGCATTGGCAGGGAGGGCGAGCAGTATCCAGGCATTGTGCTGATTCACGGTGGCGGTGGAACTGCCTTCGCCGATTGGGTTTGGATGTGGGCGAACCGCGGTTATGCCGCGATCGCAATGGACCTCGGAGGACGCCGAGCTCCCGATCCTGAATTCGATTCTTCAGGAAAGTTGAAACCCTACGCGGGTCACAAACGAGACACTCGCGTTCGACTTGCACAAGGCGGTCCCCTGGACGGACACCCCGAAAAGTTTGACAGCATCGGGGGAAGAATTGATGACGATTGGCCGTACCACGCGGCAGCCAATGTGATGCGAGCTCACACACTGATCCGCAGTTTCCCTGAGGTCGATGCTGACCGCACCGCCGTGACCGGGATCAGTTGGGGCGGCTACACGACTTGCTTGGCCGCTTCGCTGGATGATCGATTCAAAGCCTCAGTGCCTGTCTACGGATGCGGATTCCTGCACGAAGGCGAATCGGTCCAAAAACCATCCATTGACGGCCTTGGCGACCGCCGTGATGCCTGGGTTGCGGCTTACGACCCCGGAAGTCACCTTCCGAAATGCACGGTCCCCACGCTGTGGGTCAATGGCACGCACGACATCCACTACGTACTCGACAGCTATGCCAAGTCCTACGCCAAGGTGCAGGGGCCGCGCACGATGCGGATCGAACCGCGAATGCCACACGGCCACCAGGCAGGTTGGAACCCGCCCGAAATCCAGATTTTCGTGGACTCGATTTTGAGGGACACCACACCTTTGGCATCCGTAGGCACGCTGCAGGTCAGCGACAACGGGACCGTCACGGTGCCCTTTCAGTCCGATACGAAGATCGTTCAATCTGCATTGCATTTCACGACCGAAACGGGCCTGCGATCCAAGCGAAAGTGGCAAACCGTCGACTGCGTGATTGCGGATGGAAAAGTCGAAGCCGAGGGACTTCCTCCGGAAGCCAACACTTGGTTGGTGACGTTGACCGATGAACGCGGTGCCTTGGTTTCCACCGAAGTGGGATTCCGCTGA
- a CDS encoding SDR family oxidoreductase, whose translation MNLKDKVVAITGGGTGIGAGIARELAMAGAKVTVGGRREAPLKELASSIDSPNPVRTHTIDVADNDSIEAFFQDIRASDGDVDILVNSAGINIAKRTMADMDPDEWDRVLRINATGAYRCIHQVIGAMRDRHDGLIINISSVAGKRAITLGGVVYCASKFAMTAMGTAVANEVRHEGVRITNVYPGEVNTPILDNRPVPVSDEHKESILQPEDIASVVLSICQLPPRACVPEIVIKPTTQEWV comes from the coding sequence ATGAACCTGAAAGACAAAGTCGTTGCCATCACCGGCGGAGGCACCGGAATCGGGGCAGGAATCGCTCGCGAATTGGCCATGGCAGGCGCGAAAGTCACCGTTGGCGGACGTCGCGAAGCCCCACTGAAAGAGCTCGCCAGCTCCATCGATTCCCCCAACCCAGTCCGCACCCACACGATCGACGTCGCTGACAACGACAGCATCGAAGCGTTTTTCCAAGACATCCGCGCAAGCGACGGCGATGTGGACATTTTGGTCAACAGCGCCGGAATCAACATCGCCAAACGAACCATGGCGGACATGGATCCCGACGAATGGGATCGCGTCCTGCGAATCAACGCCACCGGTGCCTACCGCTGCATCCACCAAGTCATCGGTGCCATGCGCGACCGCCACGACGGCCTGATCATCAACATCTCATCCGTCGCTGGAAAACGAGCGATCACATTGGGCGGGGTCGTCTACTGCGCCAGCAAGTTCGCGATGACCGCGATGGGCACCGCCGTTGCCAACGAAGTTCGCCACGAGGGCGTTCGGATCACCAACGTGTACCCCGGCGAAGTCAACACGCCGATCCTGGACAACCGTCCGGTTCCGGTCAGCGACGAGCACAAGGAATCGATTCTGCAACCCGAAGACATCGCTTCGGTCGTGCTCTCGATCTGCCAGTTGCCACCGCGCGCTTGCGTTCCCGAAATCGTGATCAAACCCACCACGCAAGAATGGGTGTGA
- a CDS encoding glutaminase: protein MSSRPMDWENVLNEIDSIIQPSRGQGRVADYIPALATVDPMKFGLAVALGDGNVHTLGDADEYFSIQSISKVFTLSMVLRKVGDELWESVGREPSGSPFNSIVQLELEGGIPRNPLINAGAIVVTDHLVQQQGADATIAELIERMRTLASDSAIHVDQAVAYSESEAGSRNRALAYFLKSFGNLRSPVEETLKAYFSHCAIAMNCRQLARAALFLAFDGTDPISGIQMVSSKACRRVNAVMMTCGHYDNSGDFTYRIGLPGKSGVGGGILVVAPGNGAIAVWSPGLNEAGTSEVGSLALETLVRQTGWSVFV from the coding sequence ATGTCGAGTCGCCCCATGGACTGGGAAAATGTACTGAACGAAATTGATTCGATCATTCAACCTTCTCGGGGCCAGGGACGTGTTGCCGACTACATTCCCGCGCTGGCAACGGTGGACCCAATGAAGTTTGGGCTGGCGGTCGCCCTTGGTGATGGCAACGTCCACACGCTCGGCGACGCCGACGAATACTTTTCGATTCAAAGTATTTCCAAGGTGTTCACCCTTTCGATGGTGCTACGTAAAGTTGGCGACGAGCTCTGGGAAAGCGTGGGGAGAGAACCGTCGGGGTCACCCTTCAATTCCATTGTGCAGCTTGAACTCGAAGGCGGGATCCCTCGCAATCCTTTGATCAACGCGGGCGCGATCGTCGTGACGGATCACTTGGTCCAACAGCAAGGAGCCGACGCTACGATTGCCGAACTGATCGAGCGGATGCGAACGCTGGCCAGTGATTCTGCGATCCATGTGGACCAAGCGGTTGCGTATTCCGAGTCCGAGGCGGGATCGCGAAATCGGGCTCTGGCCTACTTTCTGAAGTCGTTCGGGAATTTGCGGAGTCCGGTCGAGGAGACTCTGAAGGCGTATTTTTCACACTGCGCGATTGCGATGAATTGTCGCCAACTGGCACGCGCCGCCTTGTTCTTGGCCTTCGACGGCACCGATCCCATCAGCGGAATCCAGATGGTTAGCAGTAAGGCGTGCCGCCGGGTCAATGCGGTCATGATGACATGCGGGCACTACGACAACAGCGGTGATTTCACCTATCGAATCGGCTTGCCCGGCAAAAGCGGTGTGGGAGGCGGCATCTTGGTCGTCGCCCCCGGAAACGGTGCGATTGCCGTCTGGTCGCCGGGGCTGAACGAGGCGGGGACATCCGAAGTCGGCAGCCTTGCTCTAGAAACCCTGGTCCGCCAAACGGGATGGTCCGTTTTTGTCTAA